From the Lolium rigidum isolate FL_2022 chromosome 2, APGP_CSIRO_Lrig_0.1, whole genome shotgun sequence genome, one window contains:
- the LOC124690715 gene encoding blue copper protein-like yields MAPVASSCWALVVVILVARVFPAAATSFTVGDKSGWTLGVDYTTWASGNTFKVGDNLVFNYAKGQHTVVEVSAADYLACAAANPLGSDSSGASTVPLKTGGKHYFICSITGHCAGGMKLEVTVSGSGSGSGSSSPSSPTPTPRSPNTPYTSPTPTTPTPTTPYTTPTTPYTTTPTSPACTGTTPGATPVTPVTPGTMPFYYYNGAGRLAPVGWASFALVCTAIVQLGLS; encoded by the exons ATGGCTCCCGTCGCCAGTTCATGCTGGGCTTTGGTGGTGGTGATCCTTGTCGCCCGCGTCTTCCCGGCAGCTGCCACCAGCTTCACAGTCGGCGACAAGTCCGGCTGGACGCTCGGCGTCGATTACACCACCTGGGCCAGCGGCAACACATTCAAAGTCGGCGACAATCTTG TGTTCAACTACGCGAAGGGACAGCACACGGTGGTGGAGGTGAGCGCGGCCGACTACCTGGCGTGCGCGGCGGCCAACCCGCTCGGCTCCGACAGCAGCGGCGCGAGCACCGTGCCCCTCAAGACCGGCGGCAAGCACTATTTCATCTGCAGCATCACCGGCCACTGCGCCGGCGGCATGAAGCTCGAGGTGACcgtctccggctccggctccggctccggttcctcctccccgtcgTCGCCGACACCCACCCCAAGGTCCCCGAACACGCCGTACACGAGCCCGACCCCGACCACGCCGACGCCGACCACACCGTACACGACTCCTACAACGCCATACACGACGACGCCGACGTCTCCGGCGTGCACCGGCACCACACCTGGCGCGACCCCGGTAACGCCGGTGACGCCGGGCACCATGCCGTTCTATTATTACAATGGCGCCGGGCGGCTCGCGCCGGTGGGGTGGGCTAGCTTTGCCTTGGTTTGCACCGCGATTGTGCAGCTCGGACTGTCATAG